A region from the Lytechinus variegatus isolate NC3 chromosome 6, Lvar_3.0, whole genome shotgun sequence genome encodes:
- the LOC121417540 gene encoding uncharacterized protein LOC121417540, which produces MEKMKLNMMLLLIFTVISNSVLPATAVPSFDVEPRDVDVVEGGLATFWCTVADHGDANLYWRYVDGEGFYGTLSENENTQTYAPLHGELTQRISIKGDFKHGVYNLFIKNVTMSDQKQYFCSAITQDSVSFDSRKARLTIQPRTRPEDPLHACSARAISPPNIFNVGSLVRFTCATPAGSPPQTLTWIFMENGIRTLLVGCPESPCIHNRLMSVDDVNRTFVCELRDSILNQVECTYTPLKHQVEVVVDPPLFQHPPGIRQGFVCLPVNYDPNNLLFEWYHNSELIPNGTGHSFLNLMISRDDAGSTVSCVISSLDGSFRGMAQARIEPFDPSELFPDVEGSSSPPLDQGTTRPTKTRIVSSKSQTVVKYTTISPSNEGGHLSIQPIGEISDHDTPPTNLSILVVVSAIAGALVTMLLCAIGLVMILFVRKRRKHNMNMQHSEATQINGNRGQFEMGFVETKKMERCIEGEHNGTDPQRLSTCSDTVGNLDRFYVTLEPDENEVAKDVDESKKVEKESIEADELSAFGPPCTPNEYARPQSKPMVISDQFQDEIQGLPIHQRTMSASAYAVTDVVSHEGRFIFKGMSGRDEAHMGVCRLPSGERSATMSRAPTRNQTAPPLPARTLPRTVSVNDQTPSDVGQSDSGTTKENLKGKSKSSFGNRWPWSFKNNKHGAETPECSIDSEIALEIPEANTSENENRRLSLVSGGSGDYAEIISVDKDIDQNPNKRHSIACERLDSIPERIATGNNYQDVSAYSLSKAHMQNQPKIGKDLTTESGYDRLSRPNQVQESPLQRSCTMPIYAKVKKSKSLDNDGSRKATKETIHENKSQNRTEKSDPKLLRSMSEGTAPYRGNHKLKAIGGYDTVEITEKLDHILVQMRSGFTGETVDIPEEENKETNTNKGSHFADIV; this is translated from the coding sequence atggaaaaaatgaaactgaacaTGATGCTTTTGTTAATTTTTACCGTGATTTCAAACTCAGTTCTGCCTGCAACTGCAGTCCCTAGCTTCGATGTAGAACCTAGGGATGTTGATGTCGTAGAGGGCGGGCTTGCCACATTCTGGTGTACTGTAGCTGACCATGGAGATGCCAATCTGTACTGGCGTTATGTTGACGGTGAAGGTTTCTACGGAACTTTATCCGAGAACGAAAACACACAGACCTATGCTCCCCTACACGGTGAATTAACTCAAAGGATCTCAATAAAAGGAGACTTTAAGCATGGTGTCTACAACCTCTTTATTAAGAATGTTACCATGTCGGATCAgaaacaatatttttgctcTGCCATCACACAAGattctgtttcttttgattCCAGAAAAGCCAGGCTCACCATTCAACCAAGGACCCGTCCTGAAGATCCCTTACACGCATGTTCGGCTAGAGCAATATCACCTCCAAACATATTCAACGTTGGGTCGTTAGTACGCTTCACATGCGCAACACCAGCAGGTTCTCCACCACAAACACTGACCTGGATTTTCATGGAAAATGGAATACGAACTCTTCTAGTAGGATGTCCAGAGTCCCCATGTATTCATAATCGGTTGATGTCTGTCGATGACGTCAACAGAACATTTGTATGCGAGTTGCGTGATTCGATCTTGAATCAGGTTGAATGCACTTATACACCGCTAAAACATCAGGTCGAAGTTGTAGTAGATCCACCTTTGTTCCAGCACCCACCTGGTATTCGGCAAGGGTTTGTCTGCTTGCCTGTAAACTATGATCCAAATAACTTATTATTTGAGTGGTATCACAATTCTGAGCTCATACCTAATGGGACTGGTCATTCGTTTTTAAATCTAATGATCAGTCGAGATGACGCTGGCTCCACGGTATCATGTGTGATTTCATCCCTTGATGGGTCTTTCCGTGGTATGGCACAAGCTAGGATTGAACCTTTTGATCCTAGTGAATTATTTCCTGACGTTGAGGGCTCTTCATCGCCTCCTCTTGACCAAGGTACCACGAGACCAACCAAGACACGAATAGTTTCTAGCAAATCTCAAACCGTCGTGAAATACACTACAATATCACCATCGAATGAGGGAGGTCACCTTTCTATTCAGCCTATAGGAGAGATAAGTGACCACGATACTCCCCCAACCAATCTCTCAATTCTAGTTGTTGTGTCCGCCATTGCTGGAGCCCTTGTAACTATGCTCCTTTGTGCTATTGGATTGGTCATGATTCTTTTTGTTCGAAAAAGGCGAAAGCATAATATGAACATGCAACATTCTGAGGCCACGCAGATTAATGGTAACCGTGGCCAATTTGAAATGGGCTTCGTTGAAACgaagaaaatggaaagatgTATAGAAGGAGAACATAACGGAACGGATCCGCAGCGACTTTCGACATGCTCAGACACCGTAGGTAATTTGGATCGGTTTTATGTCACACTTGAACCAGATGAAAACGAAGTGGCGAAAGATGTAGATGAGTCTAAGAAAGTGGAAAAGGAAAGTATTGAGGCTGATGAGTTATCAGCATTTGGGCCACCTTGTACGCCTAATGAATACGCAAGACCTCAGTCGAAACCAATGGTAATTTCAGATCAGTTTCAAGATGAGATCCAAGGGTTGCCTATCCACCAGAGGACTATGTCTGCAAGTGCATATGCAGTGACTGATGTAGTGTCACATGAGGgtcgttttattttcaaaggcATGTCTGGTCGTGATGAGGCTCATATGGGTGTTTGTCGTCTCCCGTCAGGAGAACGCTCGGCCACAATGTCTCGAGCACCTACGAGAAATCAAACTGCCCCACCGCTTCCTGCTAGGACACTTCCCCGAACAGTTTCAGTCAATGATCAGACTCCTAGTGATGTTGGCCAATCGGACTCTGGGACCACTAAGGAAAACTTGAAGGGCAAATCTAAGAGCAGTTTTGGAAATCGGTGGCCCTGGTCgtttaaaaacaacaaacatGGTGCAGAAACACCGGAGTGCTCTATCGATTCTGAAATTGCTCTCGAAATACCGGAAGCCAATACAAGTGAAAACGAAAACCGACGGCTGTCTCTTGTAAGTGGCGGCAGTGGGGACTACGCGGAGATTATTAGCGTTGATAAAGATATCGACCAAAACCCAAACAAAAGGCATTCCATAGCTTGTGAGAGATTGGACAGTATTCCAGAGCGTATTGCCACAGGAAATAACTATCAAGATGTCTCAGCATATTCCTTATCAAAAGCTCATATGCAAAACCAACCTAAAATCGGAAAGGATTTAACGACGGAATCAGGATACGATCGGTTATCCCGACCAAACCAGGTCCAAGAGTCGCCTTTACAACGGTCATGCACCATGCCAATTTACGCTAAAGTGAAGAAATCTAAAAGTCTGGATAACGATGGAAGCAGAAAGGCAACAAAAGAAACTATTCACGAAAATAAAAGCCAAAATAGAACAGAGAAATCAGACCCAAAGCTTCTACGCAGCATGTCAGAGGGTACAGCGCCATATAGAGGTAATCATAAATTGAAAGCAATTGGAGGCTACGATACCGTAGAAATAACAGAGAAACTTGATCATATCTTGGTACAAATGAGAAGTGGATTTACCGGAGAAACTGTTGATATACCTGAGGAAGAGAACAAGGAGACAAATACAAATAAAGGGAGTCATTTTGCTGACATTGTTTAA